The following are encoded in a window of Roseivirga misakiensis genomic DNA:
- a CDS encoding SulP family inorganic anion transporter, protein MKQFFPILSWLPNYKKAYLSNDLFAGLTVGIMLIPQGMAYALIAGLPPVYGLYASVVPQIIYAIFGTSRQLSVAPVAMDSLLVATGISVLATEGSEAYITFAILLAFFMGVAQFTLGVIRMGFITNLLSKPVISGFTSAAALIIGLSQLKYLLGIEVARANEIHVVLASTIEKLGDVHWATLILGISGIVFIKLSKRWNKKIPGALIVVVAGILVVMGLGLDEKGVSVVREIPQGLPAFILPDLSLEMIEKLLPLSLTIAVVAYMEAFSVAKAIEAKRRNYKVIPNQELIALGAANIVGSLFQSYPVTGGFSRSAVNEQSGAQTPLASVISAGLVALTLLFLTPLFYHLPHAILASIIMVAVSGLIDIKYIFTLWKTNKLELVLLLATGVVTLTFGMVQGIVSGIILSILLLLFKAANPHIAFLGRVKGFTEYRNLKRFKDLETWENLIVVRVDVPFVFVNIQTIKERMIQAALKGEGKLKYVILDAASVVHIDATGIVGVRDLIETLNEKGIRLLFAEVIGPVRDALHINGLVNNDEDQSFFLTTDDAVKYCLSEDYEKLRDQMALQTNE, encoded by the coding sequence TTGAAGCAATTTTTCCCGATTCTTTCTTGGCTGCCTAATTATAAGAAAGCCTATCTCAGCAATGATTTATTTGCCGGGCTTACGGTTGGTATTATGCTTATTCCACAGGGCATGGCCTACGCTTTAATTGCAGGCCTACCACCGGTTTATGGTTTATATGCTTCGGTGGTGCCACAAATTATTTATGCGATTTTTGGTACGTCTAGACAGTTGTCGGTTGCTCCTGTAGCTATGGACTCTTTGCTCGTAGCGACGGGTATTTCCGTTTTGGCTACCGAAGGCTCCGAAGCTTATATCACTTTTGCCATTCTGTTGGCCTTTTTTATGGGTGTTGCACAGTTTACGCTCGGTGTGATTAGAATGGGCTTTATCACAAACCTTTTATCAAAACCAGTAATTAGTGGTTTTACTTCAGCAGCTGCCTTAATCATCGGTTTAAGCCAATTGAAATATCTTTTGGGCATAGAAGTAGCCAGAGCGAATGAAATTCATGTCGTATTGGCCAGCACCATAGAAAAGTTAGGAGATGTGCATTGGGCCACATTGATATTGGGTATTTCAGGAATTGTATTTATCAAGTTATCTAAGCGGTGGAATAAGAAAATACCAGGTGCGCTCATTGTTGTTGTAGCCGGCATTTTAGTCGTAATGGGTTTAGGACTTGATGAAAAAGGAGTGAGTGTAGTGAGAGAAATTCCACAAGGATTGCCAGCCTTTATCTTACCCGATTTATCACTGGAAATGATTGAAAAACTCTTACCGCTGTCGTTAACAATAGCTGTTGTGGCTTATATGGAGGCGTTTTCGGTGGCAAAAGCAATTGAGGCAAAGCGCCGTAATTACAAAGTAATTCCCAATCAAGAGTTAATAGCGCTAGGTGCTGCCAATATCGTAGGATCACTATTTCAAAGCTATCCAGTAACGGGAGGTTTTTCGCGATCGGCCGTGAATGAACAATCAGGTGCACAGACACCTCTAGCATCAGTGATCAGTGCTGGATTAGTGGCTTTAACCTTACTGTTTTTAACTCCCTTGTTTTATCATTTGCCTCATGCCATTCTCGCGTCCATTATTATGGTTGCTGTATCGGGGTTGATAGACATTAAGTACATTTTCACCCTTTGGAAAACGAATAAACTAGAATTGGTACTTCTTCTAGCTACAGGAGTCGTAACCCTTACCTTCGGCATGGTTCAAGGCATAGTCTCGGGGATTATTTTATCAATTCTACTACTGCTTTTCAAAGCGGCTAATCCGCATATAGCGTTTCTTGGAAGGGTAAAAGGGTTTACGGAATACAGAAATTTAAAACGTTTTAAAGACTTAGAAACGTGGGAGAATCTAATTGTTGTTCGAGTAGATGTCCCATTTGTATTTGTAAACATTCAGACGATCAAAGAAAGAATGATTCAAGCTGCTCTGAAAGGTGAGGGTAAACTCAAATATGTGATTTTAGATGCAGCTTCCGTAGTACATATCGATGCAACAGGAATCGTTGGCGTAAGGGATTTGATTGAGACCTTGAATGAAAAGGGGATAAGGCTTTTATTTGCAGAAGTAATCGGCCCAGTGAGAGATGCATTGCATATCAACGGGTTAGTGAATAACGACGAAGATCAGTCATTTTTTCTGACGACAGATGATGCTGTAAAGTATTGTTTGTCAGAAGATTATGAAAAGTTAAGAGATCAAATGGCACTGCAAACAAATGAGTAG
- a CDS encoding GNAT family N-acetyltransferase, with protein sequence MESRLKSDDLGGEFQVWEGEAKVAYMMFSKPFADRIIIQHTQVDQSQKGKGLGKLLFDQMIDYATKNGLLVVPRCNFTQRMFEKYPEYRGLL encoded by the coding sequence ATGGAAAGTCGTTTGAAATCAGATGATTTGGGTGGAGAATTCCAAGTATGGGAAGGAGAGGCTAAAGTCGCATATATGATGTTCTCCAAACCGTTTGCTGATCGAATTATAATTCAACACACACAGGTAGATCAATCCCAAAAAGGAAAAGGGCTAGGGAAGTTGCTTTTCGATCAAATGATCGATTATGCCACCAAAAATGGGCTTTTGGTGGTGCCTCGATGTAACTTTACTCAGCGTATGTTCGAGAAATACCCTGAGTATAGAGGCTTGCTCTAG
- a CDS encoding MBL fold metallo-hydrolase yields MKIEQIYTGCLAQGAYYIESKGEVAIIDPLRETDTYLARAEKSNSTIKYIFETHFHADFVSGHLDLANKTGATIVYGPGAKTTYDIHEATDQEIFELGDVKIKVLHTPGHTPESSTYLLIDEIGKEHAIFSGDTLFIGDVGRPDLAVKSDLTQEDLAGMLFDSLRNKIMNLPDDVIVYPAHGAGSACGKNMSKETTDLLGNQKKVNYALRADMTREEFIKEVTEGILPPPQYFAKNAMLNKTGVDSLDNVIAKGNVALDVETFEAMANHEGAMVLDTRHQKNFVNGFIPNSIFIGIDGGFAPWVGALITDLQQPIILVADEGREEEIITRLSRVGYDNTLGYLKGGFEAWKNAGKEIDTLESISAATLKERMAADDINILDVRKPGEYSAEHIEKAKSIPLDFISNEMGRIDKDKEYHVHCAGGYRSVIFASILKSRGYDKIVDVAGGFAAIVKEGIPVTDFVCPSTLD; encoded by the coding sequence ATGAAAATCGAGCAAATTTATACAGGTTGTTTAGCGCAAGGTGCTTATTACATAGAAAGCAAAGGAGAGGTGGCTATCATTGATCCACTTAGAGAAACCGATACTTATTTGGCACGTGCTGAAAAGAGTAACTCAACAATAAAATATATTTTCGAAACGCATTTTCATGCTGATTTTGTTTCGGGACACTTAGACTTGGCCAATAAAACTGGTGCTACGATTGTTTATGGACCAGGAGCCAAAACTACTTACGATATTCACGAAGCGACTGACCAAGAGATTTTTGAATTGGGTGATGTAAAAATTAAAGTACTTCATACCCCTGGCCATACACCAGAGAGTTCTACCTATTTATTAATCGATGAAATTGGTAAAGAGCATGCAATCTTCTCGGGCGACACTCTATTTATCGGGGATGTAGGTCGACCTGATTTAGCAGTAAAATCTGATCTAACACAAGAGGATTTGGCTGGAATGCTTTTCGATAGCCTTAGAAATAAAATCATGAATTTACCGGATGATGTCATTGTATATCCAGCACACGGAGCTGGTTCGGCATGTGGTAAAAATATGAGCAAAGAAACGACAGATCTTCTCGGGAATCAGAAAAAAGTCAATTACGCCCTACGTGCAGATATGACAAGGGAAGAATTTATCAAAGAAGTTACCGAAGGTATTTTACCACCGCCACAATACTTTGCTAAAAATGCCATGCTTAATAAAACTGGTGTTGACAGTTTAGATAATGTGATAGCGAAAGGCAATGTTGCACTAGATGTGGAAACATTTGAGGCTATGGCAAATCACGAAGGCGCCATGGTTTTAGATACAAGACATCAGAAGAACTTTGTCAACGGATTTATTCCGAATTCGATTTTTATAGGAATTGACGGTGGCTTTGCACCATGGGTAGGGGCGCTAATTACCGACCTACAACAGCCAATTATTTTAGTGGCGGACGAAGGAAGAGAGGAAGAAATCATTACGCGATTATCTAGAGTTGGTTATGACAACACTTTGGGCTACTTAAAAGGTGGTTTTGAGGCATGGAAGAATGCTGGAAAGGAAATAGATACACTTGAATCCATTAGTGCGGCTACTTTAAAAGAACGTATGGCGGCTGATGATATCAATATTTTAGACGTAAGAAAGCCTGGTGAGTATTCTGCTGAGCACATCGAAAAGGCTAAAAGTATTCCGCTTGATTTTATCAGCAATGAAATGGGCCGAATCGATAAAGATAAAGAGTATCACGTGCATTGTGCAGGTGGTTACCGATCAGTGATTTTTGCCTCTATTTTAAAATCCCGCGGTTACGATAAAATAGTTGATGTAGCTGGTGGTTTCGCCGCCATCGTCAAGGAAGGGATTCCAGTTACTGATTTTGTGTGTCCTAGTACGCTCGACTAA